From a single Calothrix sp. NIES-2098 genomic region:
- a CDS encoding serine/threonine protein kinase, whose amino-acid sequence MVTLTLLEPQQKTPLKQWYFENSSAIKVGRAADNHVVLNDSLVSRYHLELKPVNSAKNGNSWQVISHGTNGTFLNGVLVTQSQLPDNSLLQLAQGGPILKFQLQEVTTPESWPRQKEIPGSTEKTFAPSSSSCTHEGNSPNNLFCIHCGQPLSVQKTIRQYQVLRTLGQGGMGTTYLAWDAAGAIAGHPQLLVLKQMNADMVKIAKAQELFEREAYTLKSLHHPGIPKYYDFFVEGGKKYLAMELVHGQDLEKRIYTTGPVIPSQAIAWMIQTCDILDYLHSQQPPLIHRDIKPANLMVRNSNNRIVVLDFGAVKEIGTAPGTRIGAEGYCAPEQERGQPLTQSDLYAIGPTLIFLLTGENPFKFYHQRGRHFRFDVTSVPTITPQLRAIIDRVTEPLPRDRYQTAQELAAALATC is encoded by the coding sequence GTGGTTACTCTGACACTGCTAGAACCGCAACAAAAAACGCCACTCAAGCAATGGTATTTTGAAAACTCCTCCGCGATTAAAGTGGGACGCGCGGCGGATAATCATGTGGTATTAAATGATAGTTTAGTTTCCCGCTATCATTTAGAACTTAAGCCAGTCAATTCTGCCAAAAATGGCAATTCATGGCAGGTAATTAGTCATGGTACGAATGGAACTTTCCTCAATGGCGTCCTTGTAACTCAGAGCCAACTACCAGATAATTCCCTGCTGCAACTAGCACAGGGAGGCCCAATCCTAAAATTTCAACTTCAGGAGGTAACAACACCAGAATCTTGGCCGCGGCAAAAAGAAATTCCCGGCTCAACGGAAAAAACCTTTGCGCCTTCATCTTCTAGCTGTACTCATGAAGGGAACTCTCCCAACAATCTCTTTTGCATCCATTGCGGTCAACCTTTATCGGTGCAAAAGACTATTCGCCAGTATCAGGTTTTACGAACTTTGGGGCAAGGAGGCATGGGTACTACCTATCTTGCTTGGGATGCAGCAGGTGCGATCGCCGGACACCCACAACTGCTGGTGTTAAAACAGATGAACGCCGATATGGTGAAAATAGCTAAAGCCCAGGAATTATTTGAACGGGAGGCTTATACTCTCAAATCGCTTCATCATCCGGGAATTCCCAAATATTATGACTTTTTTGTTGAGGGCGGCAAAAAATATTTGGCGATGGAATTAGTCCACGGACAAGATTTAGAAAAACGTATTTATACCACAGGGCCAGTTATCCCAAGTCAAGCGATCGCTTGGATGATTCAGACCTGCGATATTTTAGATTATCTCCACAGTCAGCAACCACCATTGATTCACCGGGATATTAAACCCGCTAATCTTATGGTGCGAAATTCTAACAATCGTATAGTAGTACTTGATTTTGGTGCGGTTAAGGAAATTGGTACGGCCCCAGGTACTCGGATTGGTGCTGAGGGCTACTGCGCTCCCGAACAAGAACGAGGACAACCCCTCACCCAATCAGACTTATACGCCATTGGCCCTACCTTAATTTTCCTGCTGACTGGTGAAAATCCTTTCAAGTTTTACCACCAGCGAGGGCGACATTTTCGGTTTGATGTAACTAGTGTTCCGACAATTACTCCTCAATTAAGAGCGATTATCGATCGCGTTACAGAGCCATTGCCACGCGATCGCTATCAGACTGCTCAAGAATTAGCTGCGGCACTAGCTACCTGCTAA
- a CDS encoding protein-serine/threonine phosphatase has product MLICPQCKFENFNTNKFCQNCGASLTQKICPECSTSVPVNAKSCLNCGADCGTVWLAIIGKVATGSEEIGTGGDREIQEAGKDEDVIPSLSSTASSSQLVVGSYLDPEQRYQILDPLPSVEEPAANTEVCIQVLDCQPYQISPFLAMLENRQKGLVTPSVEASAIPQLAKPYVALQPQGHPGIPPIHDAWHKDEMQVVLIQDRSNWPRLLDLWQENTTSSLQILHWCYQMTQLWAVLEPVNCCQSLLDLSNLLLDEDQTLALGRLYSEEFHPVLANLTEQTSVEQEQPLTIKALGRVWQALFRQSQRTQFGSVVQMLGDLELGKIETIAQLRSRLEEMSTEIVAPTIETLPPTQEQYNTAPTMLQFDELDDFNAKNDDMPTVVLPMQLSSLQDTGQTDVGRQRHHNEDYFGIETNINKLELPRTRVLQARGLYILCDGMGGHAGGEVASELAVNTLRQYFQEHWIANQLPTEDEIREAVYLANQAIYDLNQKEVRSGVGRMGTTLVMLLIQDSHAAVAHVGDSRLYCVTHKRGLEQITVDHEVGQREITRGVEASIAYARPDAYQLTQALGPRDEHSINPDVEFFEINEDTLFILASDGLSDNDLLETHWQTHLLPLLGSGTNLEAGVTDLIDLANQYNGHDNITAILIRAKVRPNLDSSK; this is encoded by the coding sequence ATGCTGATTTGCCCTCAGTGTAAATTTGAAAACTTCAATACCAATAAATTCTGCCAAAACTGTGGTGCATCCCTGACCCAGAAGATCTGCCCGGAATGTAGTACCTCCGTACCTGTCAACGCCAAAAGTTGTCTTAATTGTGGCGCAGACTGCGGAACAGTGTGGTTGGCAATTATTGGCAAAGTAGCCACTGGTAGCGAGGAAATAGGAACTGGGGGCGATCGCGAAATTCAGGAAGCAGGAAAAGATGAGGATGTCATACCTTCTCTATCCTCTACAGCTAGTAGCTCCCAGCTTGTAGTAGGCTCTTATTTAGACCCAGAGCAACGCTATCAAATATTAGACCCGCTACCAAGTGTAGAAGAACCTGCTGCGAATACTGAAGTGTGTATTCAAGTCTTAGATTGCCAACCATATCAAATCTCACCTTTTTTGGCGATGTTAGAAAATCGCCAAAAGGGACTAGTAACACCATCAGTAGAAGCAAGCGCAATTCCCCAACTGGCTAAACCTTATGTAGCCTTACAACCACAGGGACATCCAGGAATTCCGCCAATTCATGATGCATGGCATAAAGATGAGATGCAGGTCGTACTCATCCAAGATCGCTCAAATTGGCCGCGTTTACTTGACTTGTGGCAAGAAAACACTACAAGTTCATTGCAAATTTTACACTGGTGCTATCAGATGACCCAATTATGGGCAGTCCTAGAACCCGTAAATTGTTGTCAAAGTCTTTTGGATTTGTCGAATTTGCTTTTGGATGAAGACCAAACTCTAGCCCTAGGACGCTTGTATTCGGAAGAATTTCATCCTGTGCTAGCGAATTTAACAGAGCAAACATCTGTTGAACAAGAGCAACCTTTAACAATCAAAGCTTTGGGGCGTGTTTGGCAAGCTTTATTTAGACAGTCTCAACGCACTCAGTTTGGCTCGGTAGTCCAGATGTTAGGTGATTTGGAACTGGGTAAGATTGAAACCATTGCCCAATTGCGATCGCGTTTGGAAGAAATGTCTACCGAAATCGTTGCACCGACAATTGAAACTTTGCCCCCAACACAGGAGCAGTACAACACTGCACCAACTATGCTGCAATTTGATGAGTTAGACGATTTCAACGCCAAAAACGACGATATGCCTACAGTGGTCTTGCCAATGCAGTTAAGCAGCTTGCAAGATACAGGACAAACTGATGTGGGTCGTCAACGTCATCACAATGAAGACTACTTTGGCATTGAAACCAACATTAACAAACTAGAGTTACCTAGAACTAGAGTTCTACAAGCCCGTGGTTTATATATTCTCTGCGACGGTATGGGGGGACACGCGGGCGGCGAGGTAGCTAGTGAGTTAGCAGTCAATACTTTGCGACAATACTTTCAAGAACATTGGATTGCCAACCAACTGCCAACAGAAGATGAAATCCGGGAAGCAGTATATCTCGCAAATCAGGCAATTTACGATCTGAATCAAAAAGAAGTGCGTTCTGGAGTTGGGCGCATGGGTACTACCCTAGTAATGCTCTTAATTCAGGACAGCCACGCCGCAGTTGCTCATGTAGGAGATAGCCGCCTTTATTGCGTAACTCATAAACGAGGATTGGAACAAATCACAGTCGATCACGAAGTCGGTCAACGTGAAATTACGAGAGGAGTAGAAGCCAGCATCGCTTATGCTCGTCCCGATGCTTACCAACTTACCCAAGCCCTAGGGCCCCGTGACGAACACTCAATTAATCCTGATGTAGAGTTTTTCGAGATTAATGAAGATACTCTCTTTATACTAGCCTCGGACGGTTTATCGGATAATGATTTATTAGAAACCCATTGGCAAACACACTTACTTCCTTTGCTTGGCTCTGGTACTAATTTAGAAGCTGGTGTTACAGACCTAATTGATTTGGCAAACCAATACAATGGTCATGACAATATCACCGCTATCCTAATCCGAGCAAAAGTGCGTCCCAATCTGGACAGTTCAAAATAA
- a CDS encoding two-component sensor histidine kinase, which produces MSRNQQSVWHNTREQQDILYATPAHLELVPERACDLEISPSETLYPHQEELKFYRRLYENIPSVYFSLDTSGIILSVNQFGAKCLGYTVEELINTSVFNLFEHSDKQRLFDAFRDLFNNSSHSETANWEFRLDCPASKILWVKVVARFLLDEDEKYLIDADSIEKCPRKNPHILMVLEDITAHKQAEDALRESEQRFHTMANTAPVMLWMAGIDGLFTFFNQSWLKFTGRSMEQQQGLGWLEGVHPQDQEFCQEIYDSAFHARGKFEMEYRLKRHDGEYRWILDSGVPRFTPNGKFVGYIGCCIDITERKLAEVALKDSQEAVQAQLEEMESLNRLKDEFLSTVSHELRTPLTNMKMAIQMLGIALNQEQNFLSEMTKPQAERSKASRYYEILDNECDREINLISNFLDLQRLDTGAKPLVLETIQVQQWLWRVVEVFKARNRNSCEQKLRLSVAANLPLVACDPFSLERILIELLTNACKFSPPDAEITISAQLKAHNIQFQVINSGVEIPSAEIPRIFDKFYRIPSNDPWKQGGTGLGLALVQKLTKHLGGTIEVESGSNRTCFAIQIPLSNEV; this is translated from the coding sequence ATGAGCCGCAATCAGCAATCGGTATGGCATAACACTCGCGAACAACAAGATATCTTGTATGCAACGCCTGCACACTTGGAACTTGTACCTGAACGAGCCTGTGATTTAGAAATTTCTCCATCAGAAACTCTGTATCCTCACCAAGAGGAACTTAAGTTCTACCGTAGGCTTTATGAAAATATTCCTTCTGTATATTTCAGTTTGGATACCAGTGGAATAATTTTATCTGTTAATCAGTTTGGTGCCAAATGTCTCGGCTACACCGTAGAAGAATTGATTAATACGTCTGTTTTTAACTTATTTGAACATTCAGATAAACAAAGATTATTTGATGCGTTTAGAGACTTATTTAATAATTCATCTCATAGTGAAACTGCCAACTGGGAATTTCGTTTAGATTGTCCTGCCAGTAAGATTTTGTGGGTAAAAGTTGTAGCGCGGTTTTTACTTGATGAGGATGAAAAGTATCTTATAGATGCTGACTCTATTGAGAAATGTCCGCGAAAAAATCCCCATATTCTCATGGTTTTAGAAGATATTACTGCGCACAAACAGGCAGAAGATGCTTTACGAGAAAGCGAACAACGCTTTCACACGATGGCTAATACTGCACCAGTAATGTTATGGATGGCAGGAATTGATGGACTGTTTACCTTTTTTAATCAATCTTGGTTAAAATTTACGGGACGTAGTATGGAGCAGCAGCAAGGATTAGGCTGGCTGGAAGGAGTACATCCACAAGACCAAGAATTTTGCCAAGAAATCTATGATTCTGCTTTTCATGCAAGAGGCAAATTTGAGATGGAATATCGCCTCAAACGACATGATGGAGAATATCGTTGGATTTTAGATAGTGGCGTTCCTAGGTTTACGCCCAATGGCAAGTTTGTAGGTTACATTGGATGCTGCATAGATATTACAGAGCGTAAGTTAGCAGAAGTTGCTTTAAAAGATAGCCAAGAAGCTGTGCAGGCGCAATTAGAGGAAATGGAAAGCCTCAATCGCCTCAAAGATGAATTTCTAAGTACGGTTTCCCACGAATTACGTACACCATTAACTAATATGAAAATGGCGATTCAAATGCTGGGAATTGCACTAAATCAAGAGCAAAACTTTTTGTCAGAAATGACAAAGCCACAAGCAGAACGCTCGAAAGCATCTCGCTATTATGAAATTTTAGATAATGAGTGCGATCGCGAAATTAATCTCATTAGTAACTTCTTAGATTTGCAAAGGTTAGATACAGGTGCAAAGCCTTTAGTACTTGAAACTATTCAAGTACAGCAATGGCTGTGGCGAGTGGTAGAAGTCTTTAAAGCACGCAACCGTAATTCTTGCGAGCAAAAGTTGCGTCTCAGCGTAGCAGCTAATCTTCCTTTAGTAGCCTGCGATCCATTCAGCCTAGAACGTATTTTAATAGAACTGCTCACCAATGCCTGTAAATTCAGCCCTCCAGATGCAGAAATTACTATTTCCGCCCAATTAAAAGCTCACAATATCCAATTTCAAGTGATTAATTCTGGTGTAGAAATTCCTAGTGCTGAAATACCCCGAATTTTCGATAAGTTTTACCGCATTCCCAGTAACGATCCCTGGAAGCAGGGTGGTACTGGATTGGGTTTAGCATTAGTACAGAAACTTACCAAACACTTAGGAGGAACAATCGAGGTTGAAAGCGGGTCAAACCGTACCTGTTTTGCAATCCAAATACCGCTGAGTAATGAAGTGTGA
- a CDS encoding pseudouridine synthase, Rsu, translated as MSKYRYIIFHKPYGVLSQFTQETPKHRTLKDYIPVPDVYPVGRLDWDSEGLLLLTNNGQLQHRLANPRFGHERTYWAQVERIPDAEAINKLQTGIKIQDYRTRPAKVRLLLEEPSVGDRNPPIRFRKNVPTAWLEITLTEGKNRQVRRMTAAVGFPTLRLVRVSIAHLQLHNLQPGQWRDLTRAELEIFLG; from the coding sequence ATGTCCAAATACAGATATATTATTTTTCACAAACCCTATGGCGTTCTGAGCCAATTTACGCAGGAAACTCCCAAACACCGTACCCTGAAAGACTATATTCCCGTGCCTGATGTGTATCCTGTAGGGCGTTTAGATTGGGATAGTGAAGGGTTACTACTGTTGACGAACAATGGACAATTGCAACATCGTCTTGCCAATCCTCGATTTGGGCACGAACGTACTTATTGGGCGCAGGTAGAACGAATTCCGGATGCCGAGGCTATCAATAAATTGCAAACAGGTATAAAAATTCAAGATTACCGCACTCGACCAGCAAAAGTCCGCTTATTATTAGAAGAACCATCTGTAGGCGATCGCAATCCCCCAATTAGGTTTCGGAAAAATGTACCTACAGCTTGGCTAGAAATAACTTTAACTGAAGGAAAAAATCGTCAGGTGCGGCGAATGACTGCGGCTGTAGGGTTCCCAACTCTGCGATTGGTTAGGGTAAGTATCGCTCACTTACAATTACATAATCTACAACCAGGGCAGTGGCGTGACCTCACCCGTGCTGAACTAGAAATTTTTCTTGGTTGA
- a CDS encoding thiamine biosynthesis protein ThiC: MRTEWVAKRRGQSNVTQMHYARQGVITEEMHYVAQRENLPADLIREEVARGRMIIPANINHTNLEPMCIGIASKCKVNANIGASPNSSNLQEEVDKLKLAVKYGADTVMDLSTGGGNLDEIRTAIINASPVPIGTVPVYQALESVHGTIEKLTPDDFLHVIEKHAQQGVDYQTIHAGILLEHLPLVRSRITGIVSRGGGILARWMLYHHKQNPLYTHFRDIIEIFKKYDVSFSLGDSLRPGCTHDASDAAQLAELKTLGQLTRRAWEDNVQVMVEGPGHVPMDQIEFNVRKQMEECSEAPFYVLGPLVTDIAPGYDHITSAIGAAMAGWYGTAMLCYVTPKEHLGLPNAEDVRNGLIAYKIAAHAADIARHRPGARDRDDELSKARYNFDWNRQFELALDPERAKEYHDETLPADIYKTAEFCSMCGPKFCPMQTKVDADALTELEKFLAKEAVTQS, translated from the coding sequence ATGCGGACAGAATGGGTTGCCAAGCGGCGTGGGCAGAGCAATGTGACTCAAATGCACTACGCGCGTCAGGGTGTTATCACTGAAGAAATGCACTATGTCGCCCAGAGGGAAAATCTTCCCGCCGATCTCATTCGTGAGGAAGTGGCGCGGGGAAGGATGATTATCCCAGCTAATATTAATCACACTAACCTAGAGCCAATGTGCATTGGCATTGCTTCTAAATGTAAAGTAAATGCCAATATTGGAGCTTCACCCAACTCTTCCAATCTTCAAGAAGAAGTAGATAAGCTGAAACTAGCAGTGAAGTATGGTGCTGATACTGTGATGGACTTATCCACAGGCGGCGGTAATTTGGATGAAATTCGTACCGCTATTATCAACGCCTCACCTGTCCCGATTGGGACAGTACCAGTTTACCAGGCTTTAGAAAGCGTCCACGGCACTATTGAAAAACTTACCCCTGATGACTTTCTTCATGTCATCGAAAAACACGCCCAGCAAGGAGTAGACTACCAAACTATCCACGCGGGAATTTTGTTAGAGCATTTGCCCTTGGTGAGAAGCCGCATCACTGGAATTGTCTCTCGTGGCGGTGGTATTTTGGCAAGGTGGATGTTATATCATCACAAACAAAATCCTCTATACACCCACTTCCGGGACATTATTGAAATTTTCAAGAAGTATGATGTCTCCTTTAGTTTAGGTGATTCCCTACGCCCTGGCTGCACTCATGATGCCTCAGATGCTGCGCAATTAGCAGAATTGAAAACCCTTGGACAGCTCACCCGTAGAGCCTGGGAAGATAACGTACAGGTGATGGTAGAAGGCCCTGGACACGTACCAATGGATCAAATTGAGTTTAACGTCCGCAAGCAAATGGAAGAGTGTTCTGAAGCGCCTTTCTACGTGCTGGGGCCATTGGTGACAGATATTGCTCCTGGTTATGACCACATTACCTCAGCTATAGGCGCAGCAATGGCTGGTTGGTACGGTACAGCAATGCTATGCTATGTCACACCTAAAGAACACCTAGGATTGCCGAATGCCGAAGATGTCCGTAATGGGTTAATAGCTTATAAGATAGCTGCACACGCGGCTGATATCGCAAGACATCGCCCAGGGGCTAGGGATAGAGATGATGAACTCTCCAAAGCCCGTTATAACTTTGACTGGAACCGTCAGTTTGAATTAGCACTCGACCCAGAAAGAGCTAAAGAATACCACGACGAAACTTTACCAGCAGATATTTATAAAACTGCTGAGTTCTGTTCGATGTGCGGGCCTAAGTTCTGTCCAATGCAAACTAAAGTTGATGCTGATGCATTGACAGAGTTAGAAAAATTCTTGGCAAAAGAAGCTGTTACCCAATCTTAA
- a CDS encoding putative transposase, whose protein sequence is MVTPRRQAASTVAFIDNYCQHYDSLFEDVRNFEAFKYLHLGMLSEIRNKSLPEIAKIAELKDGQSLHHFLRDALWDVKKLREIRLWLTKILIGEREIILCIDETGDKKKGKATDYVTRQYIGNLGKTENGIVSVNAYGVVDGITYPLMFKIFKPKNRMKSGDEYKSKPQIAIEIIQELKEWGFKIKLVLADSLYGESGAVISYLEKLELEFIVAIRSWADFRLTDYASIERWWEIIFSAYLLVSIQASYFQFHQQSSTTSTVGVSTCTDSNLAVYSKHPYWESGTTWKSALNNLRLIIQPYIFYCLIQPWLTVFNIPGMKRCFLKLIGFMNDFRASPISFPIAS, encoded by the coding sequence ATGGTTACGCCACGCAGACAGGCAGCAAGCACAGTCGCATTCATCGATAACTACTGTCAACACTATGATTCATTATTTGAGGATGTAAGAAATTTTGAAGCATTCAAATATTTACACTTGGGAATGCTCTCAGAAATCCGGAATAAATCGCTACCAGAGATAGCGAAAATAGCAGAGTTAAAAGACGGTCAATCACTACATCATTTTTTGAGAGATGCACTGTGGGATGTCAAAAAGTTAAGAGAAATTAGGCTGTGGTTAACAAAAATATTGATTGGAGAAAGAGAAATAATTTTATGTATTGACGAAACAGGAGACAAGAAAAAGGGGAAAGCAACAGATTATGTAACTCGCCAATATATTGGAAATTTAGGCAAGACAGAGAATGGAATAGTATCAGTAAATGCTTATGGGGTAGTAGATGGGATTACTTATCCATTAATGTTTAAAATATTTAAGCCTAAAAACCGCATGAAATCAGGAGATGAATATAAGAGTAAACCCCAAATAGCAATAGAGATTATTCAAGAGTTGAAAGAATGGGGATTTAAAATCAAGTTAGTTTTAGCGGATAGTTTGTACGGAGAAAGTGGAGCTGTAATCAGCTATCTAGAAAAGTTAGAACTGGAGTTTATCGTTGCAATTCGCTCCTGGGCTGATTTCCGCCTAACTGATTATGCTAGTATTGAACGGTGGTGGGAAATTATTTTTAGTGCCTATCTATTAGTCAGTATTCAAGCCAGTTACTTCCAATTTCATCAGCAATCAAGCACAACATCTACTGTGGGAGTATCAACTTGTACAGACTCTAATCTTGCTGTATATAGCAAACATCCTTACTGGGAATCCGGCACTACATGGAAGAGTGCCTTAAATAACCTAAGATTGATTATTCAACCATATATTTTTTACTGTTTGATTCAACCTTGGCTCACAGTCTTTAACATTCCTGGCATGAAACGTTGCTTTTTGAAATTAATTGGTTTCATGAATGATTTTCGTGCTTCTCCAATCAGTTTCCCCATCGCCAGTTGA
- a CDS encoding two-component sensor histidine kinase, which produces MQHRLKDKLERPAIAVIRDYGHLLQVECYPGQLNQVLMNIWVNAINALDELNLKRTDLEIEENPRQITIRTSVNDSQWVEIALAKPR; this is translated from the coding sequence TTGCAACACCGTCTCAAAGACAAACTAGAACGTCCAGCAATTGCCGTCATTCGCGATTACGGTCACTTGCTCCAAGTAGAATGCTATCCCGGACAACTCAATCAAGTTTTGATGAATATTTGGGTGAATGCCATAAATGCTTTAGACGAATTAAATCTCAAGCGCACCGATCTAGAGATAGAAGAAAATCCCAGGCAAATTACCATTCGCACCTCAGTTAACGATTCGCAATGGGTGGAAATTGCGTTGGCGAAGCCCCGCTGA
- a CDS encoding integral membrane sensor signal transduction histidine kinase produces MRWRSPAEGIADNALGMPEDVKNRIFNPFFTTKPVGKGTGMGMAIGYQIINEKHQGKLLCFSILGEGTEFVIQLPIQQQVSTAASRT; encoded by the coding sequence TTGCGTTGGCGAAGCCCCGCTGAAGGCATCGCTGATAACGCCTTAGGAATGCCAGAAGACGTGAAAAACCGCATCTTCAATCCCTTCTTCACCACTAAACCCGTGGGTAAAGGCACAGGTATGGGCATGGCAATCGGCTATCAAATTATTAACGAAAAACATCAAGGCAAATTGTTGTGTTTTTCTATCCTGGGTGAAGGAACTGAATTTGTCATTCAATTGCCTATCCAGCAGCAAGTTAGCACAGCAGCCTCAAGGACTTAA